One region of Haladaptatus cibarius D43 genomic DNA includes:
- a CDS encoding metallophosphoesterase family protein translates to MKVGVISDVHANRVALDAVLDDMPAVDALLCAGDVVGYNPWPAECVDTLRDRVTASVMGNHDRAVVSGTAFKFNSMASAGVEYARDELNDLQREWLANRPTSTTACDGRVRIIHGHPDDPDHYTHPDEFSSDLLDDKDVLVMGHTHVQHHEVYDEGIVMNPGSVGQPRDRDSRAAYAILDLAEMTVEERRVEYDIEAVQEAVREAGLPDKIGSRLEKGR, encoded by the coding sequence ATGAAAGTTGGCGTCATTTCGGACGTTCACGCGAATCGAGTCGCACTCGACGCCGTGCTGGACGACATGCCAGCGGTCGATGCCCTGCTCTGTGCGGGCGACGTGGTCGGCTACAACCCGTGGCCCGCCGAGTGCGTCGATACTCTCCGTGACCGAGTAACGGCCAGCGTGATGGGTAACCACGACCGCGCGGTCGTTTCGGGGACGGCGTTCAAATTCAACAGCATGGCCAGTGCGGGCGTCGAGTATGCCCGCGACGAACTGAACGACCTCCAGCGCGAGTGGTTGGCGAACCGCCCCACCAGCACAACCGCTTGCGATGGTCGAGTGCGAATCATCCACGGGCATCCGGACGACCCCGACCACTACACCCATCCGGACGAATTTTCTTCGGACTTGCTGGATGATAAGGACGTTCTCGTGATGGGTCACACCCACGTCCAGCACCACGAGGTGTACGACGAAGGAATCGTGATGAATCCGGGCAGTGTTGGTCAGCCTCGGGACAGGGATTCGCGGGCAGCGTATGCGATTTTGGATTTGGCGGAGATGACAGTAGAAGAGCGACGTGTCGAATATGATATTGAGGCGGTACAGGAGGCGGTTCGAGAGGCCGGATTGCCTGATAAGATTGGTTCTCGATTAGAAAAGGGCCGGTAG
- the mdh gene encoding malate dehydrogenase has protein sequence MAKVSVVGAAGTVGAAAGYNIALRGIADELVFVDIPDMEDKTIGQAADVNHGAAYDSNTVVRQGTYEDTAGSDVVVITAGIPRQPGQTRIDLAGDNAPIMEDIGSSLAEHNDDFVTITTSNPVDLLNRHLYEVGDRARDKVIGFGGRLDSARFRYVMSQRFDAPVQNVEATILGEHGDAQVPAFSKVRINGADPEFSDDEKEEILGELKQSAMNVIEKKGATQWGPATGVGHMVEAVLRDTGEVLPASVKLDGEYGHDDVALGVPVKLGNDGVEEVVEWDLTEFEREQLGEAADKLAEQYDKIA, from the coding sequence ATGGCGAAAGTTAGCGTAGTCGGCGCGGCAGGCACGGTCGGGGCCGCCGCAGGCTACAACATCGCGCTACGTGGCATCGCGGACGAACTCGTCTTCGTGGACATTCCGGACATGGAAGACAAAACCATCGGACAGGCCGCGGACGTGAACCACGGGGCCGCCTACGACTCCAACACGGTCGTCCGACAGGGTACCTACGAGGACACCGCGGGTTCCGACGTGGTCGTCATCACGGCAGGTATCCCACGACAGCCGGGCCAGACCCGTATCGACCTCGCGGGCGACAACGCACCAATCATGGAGGACATCGGTTCCTCGCTCGCAGAGCACAACGACGACTTCGTGACCATCACGACTTCGAACCCAGTTGACCTGCTCAACCGCCACCTCTACGAGGTTGGCGACCGCGCACGCGACAAAGTCATCGGCTTCGGTGGCCGCCTCGACAGCGCCCGATTCCGCTACGTCATGAGCCAGCGATTCGACGCGCCTGTGCAGAACGTAGAAGCGACCATCCTCGGCGAACACGGCGACGCACAAGTTCCCGCGTTCTCCAAGGTTCGCATCAACGGCGCAGACCCCGAGTTTTCCGACGACGAGAAAGAAGAAATCCTCGGCGAACTCAAACAAAGCGCGATGAACGTTATCGAGAAGAAAGGCGCGACCCAGTGGGGGCCAGCGACGGGCGTCGGCCACATGGTCGAAGCAGTCCTGCGCGACACGGGCGAAGTCCTCCCCGCATCCGTCAAGCTCGACGGGGAATACGGCCACGACGACGTGGCGCTCGGCGTCCCCGTCAAACTCGGCAACGACGGCGTCGAGGAAGTCGTCGAATGGGACCTCACCGAGTTCGAGCGCGAACAACTCGGCGAAGCGGCTGATAAGTTGGCGGAGCAGTACGACAAAATCGCGTAA
- a CDS encoding DUF2391 family protein — translation MVGSKKRFALADTAQQVVGGFLLAGPFVVTEEVWRLAENMSIFHGIVTVCIVFAIGYGALYKADHDRNPDREAEVAGVPARFISLMIVAFGSVAILAIVFAAPETFYQDGLLDGAASRGVLANTLKAISVGAIFSVVGAATADSVF, via the coding sequence ATGGTCGGTTCAAAAAAGCGATTCGCCCTTGCTGACACGGCCCAACAGGTCGTCGGCGGATTCCTCCTCGCCGGGCCATTCGTCGTCACCGAGGAGGTGTGGCGACTGGCGGAGAATATGTCGATATTCCACGGCATCGTCACCGTCTGTATCGTCTTCGCTATCGGCTACGGTGCGTTGTACAAGGCAGACCACGACCGAAACCCAGACCGGGAAGCGGAGGTTGCTGGCGTCCCTGCTCGATTTATCTCGCTAATGATTGTCGCGTTTGGCTCGGTTGCCATCCTCGCTATCGTCTTCGCGGCACCGGAAACCTTCTATCAAGACGGCCTCCTCGATGGGGCCGCCTCCCGAGGCGTGTTGGCGAACACGCTGAAAGCTATCAGCGTCGGCGCAATCTTCAGCGTCGTCGGGGCGGCCACCGCCGACAGCGTCTTCTGA
- a CDS encoding ATP-dependent DNA helicase — translation MKVADLTGLPDGVPEHFQSQGIEELYPPQAEAVEAGITDGESIVASIPTASGKTFIAELAMLSSVARGGKALYIVPLRALASEKKEEFEEFEQYGVSIGVSTGNYDSDGDWLATKDIIVATSEKVDSLVRNGAKWVDDLSCVVADEVHLVNDAHRGPTLEVTLAKLRRVNPNLQTVALSATVGNADEMADWLDATLVDSSWRPIDLRKGVLYGQALHFDDGTQQELARGKQKETAALVEDTLGDEGSSLVFVNSRRNAEAAAKRLADVTKNHLTDEERSKLREVADEIRDVSDTETSDDLANAVEKGSAFHHAGLASEHRSIVEDVFRDRLVKVISATPTLAAGVNTPSRRVIVRDWRRYDGDVGGMQPLDVLEIHQMFGRAGRPGLDPYGEAVLIAKSHEELQELFDQYVWADPEAVHSKLAAEPALRTHILATVASGFAGTEDELLDFLERTLYATQTDETGRLETVTQRVLDYLERNGFLERDDRLRATGLGHRVSQLYLDPMSAAEIIDGLRAAEDDPTALGLYHLVSRTPDMYQLYLRSGDRERYTEIAYEREPEFLGHMPSEFEDHAFEDWLSALKTARLLEDWASELDEDRITERYAIGPGDIRGKVDTAEWLLNAAERLASELQRSDEESLPSATTTAVREARKRVQYGVEEELLDLAGVRNVGRKRARRLYAAGIESRADLREADKSVVLGALRGRRKTTETILENVGRKDPSLDGVEADAEAKASATKTANEAAGNGGQQSLGDFE, via the coding sequence GTGAAAGTCGCCGATTTGACGGGATTACCGGATGGCGTCCCCGAACACTTCCAATCGCAGGGTATCGAAGAACTGTATCCGCCACAAGCGGAAGCAGTCGAGGCGGGTATCACCGACGGCGAGAGCATCGTCGCCAGTATTCCGACGGCCAGCGGAAAGACGTTCATCGCGGAACTGGCGATGCTTTCAAGTGTCGCCCGCGGCGGAAAAGCCCTCTACATCGTCCCGCTTCGTGCCCTCGCCAGCGAGAAAAAAGAGGAGTTCGAGGAGTTCGAACAGTACGGCGTCTCCATCGGCGTCTCGACCGGAAACTACGACAGCGACGGCGACTGGTTGGCAACGAAGGACATCATCGTCGCCACGAGCGAAAAGGTGGACTCGCTCGTGCGAAACGGTGCGAAGTGGGTTGACGACCTCTCTTGCGTCGTCGCCGACGAAGTTCATCTCGTCAACGACGCCCACCGCGGCCCGACGCTCGAAGTCACCCTCGCCAAACTCCGCCGTGTGAATCCGAACCTCCAGACCGTCGCCCTGTCGGCGACGGTCGGGAACGCAGACGAAATGGCCGACTGGCTCGATGCGACCTTAGTCGATTCGTCGTGGCGGCCCATCGACCTCCGAAAAGGCGTCCTCTACGGCCAAGCCTTACATTTCGACGACGGGACACAACAGGAACTCGCGCGCGGGAAGCAGAAAGAAACCGCGGCACTTGTCGAGGATACGCTAGGTGACGAGGGTTCGTCGCTTGTGTTCGTCAACTCGCGCCGGAATGCGGAGGCCGCCGCGAAACGACTCGCGGACGTGACGAAAAACCATCTCACGGACGAGGAACGAAGCAAACTCCGCGAAGTCGCCGACGAAATTCGGGACGTGAGCGATACGGAAACGAGCGACGACCTCGCAAACGCGGTGGAGAAAGGCTCCGCGTTCCACCACGCGGGACTCGCTAGCGAACACCGCTCAATCGTGGAAGACGTGTTCCGAGACAGACTCGTGAAAGTCATCAGCGCGACCCCGACGCTCGCGGCGGGGGTGAACACCCCGAGTCGGCGCGTCATCGTCCGCGACTGGCGGCGGTACGACGGCGACGTCGGCGGGATGCAACCGCTCGACGTGTTGGAAATTCACCAGATGTTTGGCCGGGCGGGAAGACCCGGCCTTGACCCTTACGGCGAAGCGGTACTCATTGCCAAAAGTCACGAAGAACTCCAAGAACTGTTCGACCAGTACGTCTGGGCCGACCCGGAAGCAGTGCATTCGAAACTCGCGGCGGAACCTGCACTGCGAACCCACATCCTTGCCACGGTCGCGTCTGGGTTCGCGGGAACCGAAGACGAACTACTCGACTTCCTCGAACGAACGCTGTATGCGACTCAAACCGACGAAACGGGTCGGCTCGAAACCGTCACCCAGCGCGTCCTTGACTACCTCGAACGAAACGGGTTCCTCGAACGCGACGACCGTCTTCGGGCAACTGGCTTAGGCCACCGCGTCTCACAACTGTATCTCGACCCGATGAGCGCCGCAGAAATCATCGACGGCTTGCGCGCCGCGGAGGACGACCCAACCGCACTTGGACTGTACCACCTCGTCTCGCGCACGCCGGACATGTACCAACTCTATCTTCGATCGGGTGACCGCGAACGCTACACCGAAATCGCCTACGAACGGGAACCGGAGTTCCTCGGACACATGCCCTCGGAGTTCGAAGACCACGCTTTCGAGGACTGGCTTTCAGCGCTGAAAACGGCCCGACTCCTCGAAGATTGGGCCAGCGAACTGGACGAAGACCGGATTACTGAACGCTACGCAATCGGCCCCGGCGACATCCGTGGCAAAGTCGATACGGCCGAGTGGTTGCTGAACGCGGCGGAACGACTCGCCAGCGAACTTCAGCGAAGCGACGAGGAAAGCCTTCCATCCGCCACTACGACCGCAGTCCGCGAAGCCAGAAAACGAGTCCAATACGGCGTCGAGGAAGAACTGCTCGACCTTGCAGGTGTGCGAAATGTTGGGCGAAAGCGCGCCCGCCGTCTGTACGCCGCCGGAATCGAATCCCGAGCAGACCTCCGCGAGGCCGACAAATCGGTCGTTTTGGGCGCGCTCCGTGGGAGACGAAAAACGACCGAAACCATCCTCGAAAACGTGGGGCGAAAAGACCCCTCACTGGATGGTGTCGAGGCCGACGCGGAGGCGAAAGCGAGTGCGACCAAAACAGCAAATGAGGCGGCCGGAAACGGCGGCCAGCAGAGTCTCGGTGATTTCGAATGA
- a CDS encoding DUF7090 family protein has product MDYQLAIENTPDTVPGGTGILLLHPSTGETDRIDTDFLKTDTDRFLVISTRTTAREVKQKLDHYDVDESKADILDTLSIERGYSRRSTNDVHYVSAPDNLEGILSVTEKFLAETDGKRRISFDSITEMAYYADEQRVYETVSQVLSLLSEHDAVGLFHLSKGVHDEVQIERFLGLFEAVVDLDRDGNVDSDFPEAE; this is encoded by the coding sequence ATGGATTACCAACTCGCTATCGAGAACACACCGGACACCGTACCGGGCGGCACCGGAATCCTTCTCCTGCACCCGAGCACCGGTGAAACCGACCGAATCGACACCGATTTTCTGAAAACTGATACTGACCGATTTCTGGTTATTTCGACCCGCACAACCGCCCGCGAGGTGAAACAGAAACTCGACCATTACGACGTAGACGAGAGCAAAGCCGACATTCTCGACACGCTATCCATCGAACGTGGCTACTCTCGCCGGAGTACAAACGACGTTCATTACGTCTCCGCGCCCGACAATCTCGAAGGCATCCTTTCGGTGACCGAGAAGTTCCTTGCGGAAACCGACGGCAAACGACGAATCAGCTTCGACTCCATCACGGAAATGGCGTACTACGCCGACGAACAGCGCGTCTACGAGACGGTTTCACAGGTTCTTTCCCTCCTCTCCGAACACGACGCAGTCGGCCTGTTCCACCTCTCGAAGGGTGTCCACGACGAGGTTCAAATCGAGCGATTCCTCGGCTTGTTCGAGGCCGTCGTCGATCTAGACCGGGACGGAAACGTCGATAGCGACTTCCCGGAAGCGGAATAG
- a CDS encoding inorganic phosphate transporter: MLASFFMAWSLGASSNSPPFAPAVGANAIPTMRAAFFIGVFAALGAIAQGGSISETVGTGLIDGVSISPLGAAAGLFTAALFIAIGVSTGYPIPAAFATTGAMVGVGLALGGNPAWDTYQRIGTFWVSVPFVSATIAYITASLLRNDSIPETVGVPLLGGFVGFVLANVDLAIFPGSPGQRTLARLASAQVGTTPTLFGAIDVTMILTSFVVGAVVFAVLRRSMERSVEGGIRQFLVGLGAVVAFSSGGSQVGLATGPLEPLFTTFAVPSITLLVLGAVGILLGAWMGSPRLLQAVSREYSKLGVRRSIAALVPGFLIAQAAIALGIPISFNNIIISSVIGSGLVAGSGGVSGRKIAFTLSAWVVSLVGALLLGYGIYTVLTMLTGIR; encoded by the coding sequence ATGCTGGCCAGTTTCTTCATGGCGTGGTCGCTTGGTGCATCGAGCAACTCGCCGCCGTTCGCTCCTGCCGTCGGCGCGAACGCGATTCCGACGATGCGTGCAGCATTTTTTATCGGCGTGTTCGCGGCACTCGGCGCAATCGCACAGGGTGGGAGCATCTCTGAAACCGTCGGCACCGGATTAATCGACGGCGTTTCGATTTCACCGCTCGGGGCCGCCGCCGGACTGTTCACTGCCGCACTATTCATCGCTATTGGCGTTTCGACGGGGTATCCGATTCCGGCGGCGTTCGCAACCACCGGCGCGATGGTGGGCGTCGGATTGGCGCTCGGCGGCAATCCGGCGTGGGACACCTATCAACGAATCGGGACTTTCTGGGTGTCCGTCCCGTTCGTTTCGGCGACCATCGCGTATATCACTGCTTCGCTCCTGCGAAACGATTCGATTCCCGAAACGGTTGGTGTTCCCCTCCTCGGCGGCTTCGTCGGGTTCGTGTTGGCGAACGTTGACCTTGCGATTTTTCCCGGTTCGCCCGGCCAGCGAACCCTCGCCCGCCTCGCCTCGGCGCAAGTCGGAACGACGCCGACACTCTTCGGCGCCATCGACGTAACGATGATTCTGACGAGTTTTGTCGTCGGTGCGGTGGTTTTCGCCGTTTTGCGGCGTTCGATGGAACGTTCCGTAGAAGGTGGAATCAGACAGTTTCTCGTCGGACTCGGTGCCGTCGTCGCGTTCTCCAGCGGTGGCAGTCAGGTCGGATTGGCCACCGGGCCGCTCGAACCCCTTTTCACCACGTTCGCTGTCCCCAGCATCACCCTTCTCGTTCTCGGCGCTGTCGGCATCCTGCTCGGTGCATGGATGGGGTCGCCACGACTGCTTCAAGCGGTTTCCCGCGAATATTCGAAACTCGGCGTTCGCCGTTCTATTGCCGCGCTAGTGCCCGGATTCCTCATCGCACAGGCGGCTATCGCGTTAGGAATCCCCATTTCGTTCAACAACATCATCATCTCCAGCGTCATCGGAAGCGGCCTCGTCGCCGGATCTGGCGGTGTCTCCGGCCGGAAAATAGCGTTCACGCTCAGCGCGTGGGTCGTTTCGCTCGTCGGTGCGTTACTGCTCGGATACGGCATTTACACCGTTCTCACGATGCTCACTGGAATCAGATAG
- a CDS encoding IMP cyclohydrolase: MYVGRFIVIGPEIGAYRVSSRSFPNRKAVARDDAVTVAPTEDASETDNPYISYNCVRTVGDTAVIGNGSQVDPIAEKLELGYPARDALAETLLALDYEKDDYDTPRIAGTIGEESYIGIVRRDALLVEQVTEPTLVATYEKDTPESFSFRVENAEQAADAAYDLDFEHPVCAVGVTRNDAETDGAKTDDTDSDVFSFAIENGN, translated from the coding sequence ATGTACGTCGGACGCTTCATCGTGATTGGCCCCGAAATTGGCGCATACCGAGTTTCCTCGCGGTCGTTCCCGAATCGAAAGGCGGTTGCGCGCGACGACGCCGTGACTGTCGCGCCGACCGAGGACGCGTCGGAGACGGACAACCCCTACATCTCCTACAACTGCGTGCGAACCGTCGGCGACACCGCGGTCATCGGAAACGGGTCGCAGGTAGACCCAATCGCGGAAAAACTCGAACTCGGTTACCCCGCGCGGGATGCACTCGCCGAAACCCTGCTCGCGCTTGACTACGAGAAGGACGACTACGACACGCCGCGAATCGCGGGCACGATTGGCGAAGAGTCGTACATCGGCATCGTTCGCCGAGATGCCCTGCTGGTCGAGCAAGTAACGGAACCGACGCTGGTTGCGACCTACGAAAAGGACACGCCCGAGTCCTTTTCGTTCAGGGTGGAGAACGCCGAGCAGGCGGCGGATGCGGCTTACGACCTTGATTTCGAACATCCGGTTTGTGCGGTCGGCGTGACGCGAAACGACGCGGAAACGGACGGTGCGAAAACGGATGATACGGACAGCGATGTGTTCTCCTTCGCAATCGAGAACGGGAATTAA
- a CDS encoding class I SAM-dependent methyltransferase: MSVREEFDTWAADGRDKGMEKRHWHTAKYVLARMPVEAGDTVLDLGCGSGYAGRALRDTKNAGRVYGLDGSPEMARNAQGYTDDSDVSYLVGDFDHLPFEDDSIDHIVTMEAFYYANDPHETLREIRRILQPGGTFFCAVNYYEENVHSHDWQDSISVKMTRWSGEEYRESFRDAGLYVAEQDNIPDRETEIPNTSEFPTDSWETREDMVERYREFGTLLTVGVSP; this comes from the coding sequence ATGAGCGTGCGCGAGGAGTTCGATACGTGGGCGGCAGACGGAAGGGACAAAGGAATGGAAAAGCGTCACTGGCACACGGCGAAGTACGTCCTCGCCAGAATGCCGGTGGAGGCGGGCGACACGGTTCTCGATTTGGGATGCGGAAGCGGCTATGCGGGACGCGCGCTCCGCGACACGAAGAACGCGGGGCGCGTCTACGGACTCGATGGCTCGCCCGAGATGGCCCGCAACGCGCAGGGCTACACCGACGATTCGGACGTTTCCTACCTCGTCGGTGACTTCGACCACCTTCCATTCGAGGACGACAGCATCGACCACATCGTTACGATGGAAGCGTTCTACTACGCGAACGACCCGCACGAGACACTTCGGGAAATTCGACGCATTCTCCAACCCGGTGGAACCTTCTTCTGTGCGGTGAACTACTACGAGGAAAACGTCCATTCACACGACTGGCAAGATTCCATTTCTGTCAAAATGACGCGCTGGAGCGGCGAGGAGTACCGTGAATCCTTCCGCGATGCTGGCCTGTACGTGGCGGAACAGGACAACATTCCGGACAGAGAGACGGAAATTCCGAATACATCCGAATTTCCGACCGACAGTTGGGAAACCCGGGAAGACATGGTCGAACGCTACCGTGAGTTCGGGACGCTTCTCACGGTTGGCGTTTCGCCTTAA
- a CDS encoding nucleoside phosphorylase encodes MPVPKFGDKYDARALFSPEDAVEAHGGQLPEMPPAVIFGFEDELFETVDERATDTVNYVRNQELQLLDENVGFVGDFGIGPTVTAIVAENVIAAGAEVVCLLCGCASLQKDVGLDEAILPTRAIRDEGVSHHYLPADEQVEPTPKLVDRLDSSLIEAGIETHRGATWSMGAMYRETIPEIEHYANEGVLSLGMAESAMLAVAAYRGVDAAVVHEVGDYLTTDEWKPNAEEQCSLPTMLNPTIEALRTYVS; translated from the coding sequence ATGCCCGTTCCGAAGTTTGGAGACAAATACGACGCGCGCGCACTTTTTTCGCCCGAGGATGCTGTGGAGGCTCACGGTGGACAGTTACCGGAAATGCCGCCAGCAGTTATTTTCGGGTTCGAAGACGAACTGTTCGAGACGGTGGATGAACGCGCGACGGACACAGTGAACTACGTTCGAAATCAGGAGTTACAACTGCTAGACGAGAACGTAGGTTTCGTCGGCGATTTCGGCATCGGGCCGACAGTTACCGCAATCGTCGCGGAGAACGTCATTGCGGCGGGTGCGGAAGTCGTCTGTCTCCTCTGCGGTTGTGCGAGTTTGCAGAAAGACGTCGGACTGGACGAAGCTATTCTTCCGACTCGCGCCATCCGCGACGAAGGGGTTTCGCACCATTACCTTCCAGCGGACGAACAGGTCGAACCAACACCGAAACTAGTGGATCGTCTCGATTCCAGCCTTATTGAGGCTGGAATCGAAACGCATCGCGGGGCGACGTGGTCGATGGGCGCGATGTATCGTGAGACGATTCCCGAAATAGAACATTACGCGAACGAAGGTGTTCTCTCGCTCGGTATGGCCGAATCGGCCATGCTCGCGGTTGCCGCCTACCGTGGCGTCGATGCCGCCGTCGTTCACGAAGTCGGTGACTATCTCACGACGGACGAGTGGAAACCGAACGCCGAAGAGCAGTGTTCGCTTCCGACGATGCTCAACCCGACTATTGAGGCGCTTCGAACCTACGTTTCGTAG
- a CDS encoding universal stress protein, producing the protein MGKSSDYRVAVAIADPAHAPQLTRTAVDIARERDGDVLVLSVLVTERESPFSLFTDDVIIREFGGEQQEILDQVVETAKGTVPVRGQLLVSYDIVRALTDAVVEFDCDTLIIGWHERERPSEIVLGSNADRIVARAPCDVLVEKIGPADGVDSILVPVAEGPHAKLAADVARAIALTNDARVHLLRVVHDGNIEAEGLIPEMADRIEPVQVWTEVRTGNVTETVVDEASEHDITVLGSTRRGMLRRQLVGTVPQAVGRRSETTVIIARRPVGIRPRLNRLIRETL; encoded by the coding sequence ATGGGGAAATCGAGCGACTACCGGGTTGCAGTTGCGATTGCTGACCCGGCCCATGCTCCGCAGTTGACCCGAACTGCGGTTGACATCGCCCGCGAGCGAGACGGAGACGTGCTCGTGTTGAGCGTTCTCGTAACGGAACGAGAATCTCCGTTTTCATTGTTCACCGACGACGTAATCATCCGCGAGTTCGGCGGGGAGCAGCAGGAAATTCTCGACCAAGTGGTCGAAACCGCGAAGGGAACGGTTCCCGTCCGCGGGCAACTGCTCGTTTCGTACGACATCGTCCGCGCACTCACGGACGCCGTCGTCGAGTTCGACTGCGATACGCTCATCATCGGGTGGCACGAACGCGAACGACCGAGTGAAATCGTTCTGGGAAGTAACGCCGACCGAATTGTCGCCCGCGCTCCCTGCGATGTTCTCGTGGAAAAAATCGGCCCGGCAGACGGCGTGGATTCGATTCTCGTTCCCGTCGCGGAAGGCCCGCATGCGAAACTCGCAGCGGACGTCGCCCGCGCAATCGCGTTGACGAATGACGCTCGCGTGCATCTCCTTCGAGTCGTTCACGACGGAAACATCGAAGCTGAAGGACTGATTCCGGAGATGGCAGACCGAATCGAACCCGTACAGGTTTGGACGGAGGTACGAACTGGAAACGTCACCGAAACTGTCGTGGACGAAGCGTCGGAACACGATATTACCGTTCTCGGTTCGACCAGACGCGGAATGCTTCGCCGACAACTCGTCGGAACCGTTCCGCAGGCGGTCGGTCGGCGGTCGGAGACAACCGTCATCATCGCTCGTCGTCCCGTTGGCATCCGCCCGCGACTGAACCGACTGATTCGGGAAACGCTGTGA
- a CDS encoding DUF5789 family protein has translation MPEDDHDPGDVQDSARERQHERAETVEDMLGEAGRMLGEHKYPTTSEELAAEYGDQQLDLPNETETLGSVFDRLVDERFESAEEAREAVYNEVTGEAGGMTEYNDERALGEIEDVESDDESNTNWQ, from the coding sequence ATGCCTGAAGACGACCACGACCCGGGTGATGTACAGGACAGCGCCCGTGAGCGACAGCACGAACGCGCCGAAACCGTCGAGGATATGCTCGGTGAAGCGGGCCGGATGCTGGGCGAGCACAAGTATCCGACGACGAGCGAAGAGTTGGCGGCGGAGTACGGCGACCAGCAACTCGATTTGCCGAACGAAACGGAAACGCTGGGAAGCGTCTTCGACCGACTCGTGGACGAACGCTTCGAATCCGCGGAAGAGGCGCGGGAAGCGGTGTACAACGAAGTCACTGGCGAGGCTGGCGGAATGACGGAGTACAACGACGAACGGGCGTTAGGAGAAATCGAGGACGTGGAATCGGACGACGAATCGAACACGAACTGGCAGTAA
- the cgi121 gene encoding KEOPS complex subunit Cgi121 yields MRVVEGRVTIDDLDDFLSHIGDIADESDCAIQAFDARYVAGRDHLESAVEHANRAFDRGENVARDRAVEILLYAAGRRQINQGLEMGVSTGKQQVVVVVDGKQEDDENKAVAAIFDLIEPADTLGNPDCEIIFDFFDVSERELAATSASLTDLVCERVALLEVEK; encoded by the coding sequence ATGAGAGTGGTCGAAGGCAGAGTCACCATCGACGACCTCGATGATTTTCTCTCTCACATCGGGGACATTGCCGACGAATCCGACTGCGCGATACAGGCGTTCGACGCGCGTTACGTCGCCGGACGTGACCATCTCGAATCGGCGGTCGAACACGCGAATCGCGCGTTCGACCGCGGTGAAAACGTCGCCCGCGACCGAGCGGTCGAGATTTTGCTGTACGCCGCTGGTCGTCGTCAAATCAATCAGGGACTCGAAATGGGGGTTTCTACGGGAAAACAACAGGTGGTCGTCGTGGTCGATGGAAAGCAGGAAGACGATGAAAACAAAGCTGTAGCGGCTATCTTCGACCTGATAGAACCTGCCGATACACTCGGTAATCCCGACTGCGAGATAATTTTCGACTTCTTCGACGTTTCCGAGCGAGAACTAGCTGCGACCAGTGCGAGTCTCACAGACCTCGTCTGTGAGCGGGTTGCCTTGCTCGAAGTCGAGAAATAG